The sequence tgagggataaaggcgctggtgacgacagttcaagagagagaaaattacaggcagctgcGTCATCACCAGTCATCAccagtcgcctttatccctcgtgcactccatcaggctgattggggaccgggcatgcatcATTCCAGCCCGCCCGCCCCTCCACTCTACAATATCCTTTTGTTTTCACCAGACGATTGGGAATATCcatttaaagaagaagaaaaaaatcaagtTTACCTGGATCCCATAATCCTATAAAggaaaagaacagaaaacactaGGATTACACACTCTAGACACAACACATACTAAGCATATGTGGATTTGTGGTATAAATTATGTAGTGTAGTAGGATACGGACCCTCCAACAATCAGTTTCACAACGATTCTGTAAGACACCAGGATCCCCATAACCTCTTTCAAAACACCCTCTTTGATGCTGCAAAACAGCATTAAAACATTGTAACAGGTAACTATAAAGCCAGGTGAACAATTCTTCCTTAACAGGCatataaacatacaaaataaagtaattaaatatttgttcatAAAGGTACAAAATGGAATTCTGGGCTCTCTATCGACATCTGTGgtttaaacataaaattgcatgttttggttttgtttttgtttgtttttcagattcTGTTCCCCCTATATTTCCCCTTTGTCAGattctgttcccctatgtttcccctttgtcagattctgttcccctatgtttcccctttgtcagattctgttccccctatgtttcccctttgtcagattctgttcccctatgtttcccctttgtcagattctgttcccctatgtttccctttgTCAGattctgttcccctatgtttcccttttGTCAgattctgttccccctatgtttcccctttgtcagattctgttcccctatgtttcccctttgtcagattctgttccccctatgtttcccctttgtcagattctgttcccctatgtttcccctttgtcagattctgttcccctatgtttctcCTTTGTCAGattctgttcccctatgtttcccctttgtcagattctgttcccctatgtttcccctttgtcagattctgttccccctatgttttccCTTTGTCAGattctgttcccctatgtttcccctttgtcagattctgttcccctatgtttccctttgTCAGattctgttcccctatgtttccctttgTCAGattctgttcccctatgtttcccctttgtcagattctgttcccctatgtttcccctttgtcagattctgttcccctatgtttcccctttgtcagattctgttcccctatgtttcccctttgtcagatTCTGTTCCcactatgtttcccctttgtcagattctgttccccctatgtttcccctttgtcagattctgttcccctatgtttcccctttgtcagattctgttccccctatgtttcccctttgtcagattctgttcccctatgtttcccctttgtcagattctgttcccctatgtttcccctttgtcagatTCTGTTCCCCCTAAATTTTCCCTTTGTCAGATTcagttcccctatgtttcccctttgtcagattctgttccccctatgtttcccctttgtcagattcagttcccctatgtttcccctttgtcagattcagttcccctatgtttcccctttgtcagattctgttcccctatgtttcccctttgtcagattctgttccccctatgtttccctttgTCAAtgtctgttcccctatgtttcccctttgtcagattctgttcccctatgtttcccctttgtcaatgtctgttcccctatgtttcccctttgtcagattctgttccccctatgtttcccctttgtcagattctgttccccctatgtttcccctttgtcaatgtctgttccccctatgtttcccctttgtcagattctgttccccatatatTTCCCCTTTGTCAGATTCTGTTCCCCCTATTTGTCAGATTCTGTTCAGattctgttcccctatgtttcccctttgtcagattctgttccccctatgtttcccctttgtcagattctgttccccctatgtttcccctttgtcagattctattccccctatgtttcccctttgtcagatTCTGTTCCCCCTATTTGTCAGATTCTGTTCAGattctgttcccctatgtttcccctttgtcagattctgttccccctatgtttcccctttgtcagattctattccccctatgtttcccctttgtcagatTCTATTCCCCCTATGTTCCCCTTTGTCAGattctgttcccccatgtttcccTTTTGTCAAtgtctgttcccctatgtttcccctttgtcagattctgttccccctatgtttcccctttgtcagattctgttcccccatgtttcccTTTTGTCAAtgtctgttcccctatgtttcccctttgtcagattctgttcccctatgtttcccttttgtcaaagtctgttccccctacgCTTCCCTTTTGTTAAagtctgtccttttctgcatatcgcggcgccgtttccATTATGCATAACATGGCGgctaattttagcttatcgcggccgatTCGGCACATTTTGCGGCcggcccaccggcccgctcggttctcctgatggccagtcagCCCGTGATccgccccaaagtgtgtcggcccaccgggaaattgCTTGGtaaaccagattaccagtccagccctacatacagtacatctctgagatgtctgttttagatatttttatctggaaagcatcacaatccaATTAACATCAGATAGacatcttaaaaatatcagatttacagACATTCTAAATAATAAacttctcaaagacatctgctatgTCCTATTAATATCTGAaacatacttattgacatacttctcatagatgtattgcagatgagcaaacaaagTAAAAAATCTTACAGATGTAAAAAGGCACATCCAGTAGAggtctgggtgatgtacatgtgcATCAGGgttttaatgtttgtaaatctgattgttttaagatgtttatcaggTGTTAATTAGAATGCAATGCAttccagatgaaaatatctaaaacagacatctcagagatgcacgtgtgctatctgggcaAGAATGCGGTTTTGAACAGATTTTGTATGTACTGGTTCAATAGTGgtattttgttcatttctaaTGAAAAATTAAATGAGAAAACCTCCAAAGTGTACCTAATGTTTTGCATGAACACTTACATGCTTGAAGAGGCTAGGTTGGTGTCTTCATGCTTCAGTTTTCCATCCAGTGCAATGCCCCGCCTCTCTCTGTTATTGGCCAATAGAGGTAGCAAAGTATAGACTTTGTCCAGTTTTGCACCAGAGTCAACAGAATCCCTGAATGAAAAGGCAATTTTTTAATAAGATAAACTAagagttttattattttataggaTTAAATCTAAATAGCTAACTTAAACTATTACCCAGAGTCCTCAGTGGCCACTGCTTTCATGTAACTGTCACTGGAGTACAGCACCACACTGGCAATTTGTTCAGCTGCAAATCAGATAATCACAAATGTGTCTGTGTGCTTGAAGTATGAATGACTgtttatatacaaataatttaatttgtaaatgtGTTCATCAGACCTGCTCTCACCAGAAAGAATGATGTTCCTCACATTTTTGTTGGAATCATTTCTGATTTTGACCCGTACATTGAGAGGTTCCCCATGATAGTATATCTACAAGAGAGAAAATTGTGACTGATCCGAAATATTCAATATAAACTCGACACTAATTCACTTTATTATGACAGATGCATGTAGCaacaacccagatagcacacgtgtttacatctggagaacatatttttttcatttgcaaTGTCTATCAGACATTTCATCTGGGATGTCAAtaattcagcagatgtctttgagacatttatgatttataatgttagtaaatctgatctttttaagatgtttaaccGATGTTAATTAGATCATGATGTTTTCCAGATGAAACACTCTTAAACAGATATTTCagagatgtatgtgtgctgtcTGGGAAGTGATCTGGGGAAAAAGGTGACCCACCTGCTTCTCTAAGCTTGCCTCCAAATGCAGCGGTTTGTCAGACATGAGAAAGTCACGAGTGGTCTCCACACAAGGTGCTGGTCCTGGCTTCTCTGGAGCATACTGGACCTTACGAATCATCAAACGCACTGAGCTCCTGATAGACAGGAAAAAGAAACGGGGCATTGTTGGGAACATACATGTTTTTGATAATATACAGGCAGATCATGGAGGCCAAAAGTGACTGTTTTGGATGCAGTTGTATTATCACCTGTATAGAGGATGTCTAAGATGGACTTACCGTTTGCGAACTTTGGCGTCCTGGCTCTCTGCAGAGAATGCCTTCACCTCAAACTCAACAGCACAATGCTGTGGAAAAAATGGTTAGACAGGAGCCATATATAACATAAACGTAAGGAAACTATGTAATTTAGCTTTTGCTAGTATCTGATGTTATTTTAGCATTATTAcattgctttaaagggatagttcacccaaaaaggaaaattctttcatcatttactcaccctcatgccatccaagattctttcatctacagaacacagataacacacctatcatatcgcttctaaataAAAAGATCATatggagtcatatggtttactttaatgctgcctttatgtgatttttggaacttcaaaattttggtcaccattcacttgcaatgtttgaacctatagagctgaaatattcttctaaaaaaatccaGATGAAGCAAatatgtgatggcatgagggtgagtaaatgataagagaattttttaagggggtaaattatccctttaactatcTCAAGAACGATATGATGTTGATGTGTTTACCTTTCCAACATCAGTTAGGGCTGGCTGCAGTCCTACTGAGCAAGGCAAGTTATCTGGGAACTAATTAACAGAATTGAGAAACATCCTATATTAGACCATCAAACAGACAAAAAAAGCAGACTGTTACAAATTAGTTTGTAATTATCAAGGTACAAAATTAATGAatcctcaaggatcagtgcttggacctctCCTCTTCCCGATGTACAtgccaccttcagctcaaccttgtcAAGACAGAACTCTTCGTGATCCCAGCCaccccatctgttgaccacaaccttaTTATTCATCTTGGTCCAACTACATAACACCAACCAGTACAGCCTGGAACCTGGATGTGTTGGTGGTAGATGATAAGCTCAATTTCATTGCACACATCTCATCGACATCCCGGTCTTGCAGATTCATGCACTACAACgtcaggaaaatcagactttctgaatgaatatgctgcacagctcctggtccaagctcaggtcatttcaagactggactactgtaacacaaTTGAACCACTGCAGATGTTCCAGAATGCAACAGCGCATCTGGTCTTCAgtcagccaaaaagggctcatgtcaccccactcttgatttcacttcactggctacctgtagccgcccacatcaaattcaaggctttgactcggGTGTTCAGGTCAGCCGATGGAACTGtaccctcttacttcaattcacttctccCGGTCTATAATCCAACTCGCTCTCTTCAGTTTCTGCGTGAATGAGAggtgcctggtggtcccatcacaaagagtcTCAAAGTCTATACCATGAttgttcactttctctgttccactgTGGTGGAAGTGCTTCCAACCTTCACAcgatctgctgataccatctcaacattcaagaacacATCTGTTCCACGAGCTCTTAACCATGTACTTAActtaatgtacaaaaataaataaataaaataaatacttttttgtgcTAGCAACTCCAGCCACTATGAGAACTCGGCAGTCCTATTCTACAGATGTTGTTGAACTTTATATGACAAATTGCTTtctatgtgtctcatttgtaagttgctttggataaaagcgtttgctaaatgactaaatgtaaatgtacatcaaGAACAAACTCACTTCAAAGAAAAACGGGTAGGCATTGTGACCCAGCTTGCGCAGTAGTTTATCCTGCACTCTGGTGAGAATGCCCTGATCTTTGTCCTGCAGAGGTGGGTAGATCTGCCTGGTGGACAGATATATTTCCCTCTTGAACGCGATTCCCATCACGTCCATGTCATCGCGTCCATACCGAAACGTGCAGGATAAGGTGACATACGCTAGAGGGGAACAGAAACACAATTGAGATCTCATTGTAATACAGTTGTGATTCATAGACTCCATTTCGTAAAGTACATTCTGAATGAATTGGTCACCTTTCTTCCCTTTCAGCTGTTCAGGGTCGACCAGAAGGACACCATCTGATACCAGAGAGGGAGAAACATGATTAAATTaacagaaaggggaaaaaaaattataaagtgaTTTTCTCACGTACCCACTGGATCCACAGAGTCAACACGGTCAACAAAGTCTCTCTTCCCCAGGTACACACCCAccttataaaattaaaataaaagttaatctttggataacactttacagtaaggttgtaTTCGTTCTACATTAGTATACATGAACAaactataaacaatactttaacagcactgtgatgaggaggaggagggtggggccgggccgtgagtgaTAAGCGGAGGATCGGGGATAAGGccgagccggatgcggcagttggagagagagagagagccacacgcagctgctgtgtgtgtttatgtttctgCCTTaagatttcattaaacattattttgactgttcagccggttcccgtctcctccttgcccattttaacctTGTCACAAGCACTAATTAATCTTAgttgatgttaatttcaacatatacaatttaaaataaaaagttgtatacgTGAACATCAGTTAATGCAATATGATCTAACATAAACTACTAATGAACACTTTTGTTctcataaattaatattaatgaattaatatcTATTAATTATACAATTTCATTATAAGCTAAATGAACGCAGCAGCAAAGCTTCCAGCCTCTCTTTTAAAGAAGATACTGCAATAAAATTGGATATACACTATATAAACTGTAACttagatttttcttttcttaaagaaaaggagaggaaaATCTTAATAAATGTTTTCTAGTAATCAaaattacaccacaaatgctgccgactgagcagaacttgtattgaaccaggaatattcctttaaattgataATGCTTTAGCTTTACAAAACTCAACCTACCGACTTGTCCTTGGATATTTTCTTGAAGATGATATTTTTTGGGCTCATTGTTGGTTGTTTTAGCCTTGAatagaatgggaaaaaaattatctgCTTGGGTCAATACCCAGCCATTATGTATTATAAACCATCCTGCAACAATCACAGCATGTCAGTCACTGgcttttactgtaaaacaaaaatgctaTATGCTAATTTACAATATTGTTCCTCATATATCAAGTAAATGTGATGGCTGAATCCATGCATTCCAATATTACAACACATAAATTAATGTTAACACTTTAAAATTAACATCCCTTATGccaaaaaacataaaactgcaAGCCACCCAAGTTCTATATTAAATATGAACTTCATACCTTAATAGTGATGATTCAACTTATTTGTGAGATCTGAGACAggagacacacacagaaagaccAGACCTGTAGTGAGGAGCTGCTATTTGTACCCAGGATGTCAGGAGGTCTTGCCCAACTAATCAGGTCAGCCACAATCCCTTTCACCCATTTTCCAGCCTGCCCCAAAATacagacaaagacagacacaTACCAAGCTGTGTTTCCTGCAGGTACTGAACTTGCGTGAGCGGATTGTGATGGTTCCACTTGGTCAGCACTCGGGGAGATTACTAAGCACTGACCCTTTGGGCACGATGAGCCATGTTTCCTTTGTCAGACCCAAGTCACATGCTGAGAACTGTAGTGGGCTTGGTATGTAAACAGCTCATGTTGGATGAAGTGTTGTTTATGAAAACAGTTGAAGATACATCAGACAAAAAAGTAGATAGAGATGGAAGACTTGTATGTTTATTGGATCAGAAATATGGGCATTTGTGGCAGACTTAGAATTAAAAacagatacaaaataaatatatttgcatttattggttgattaaaattaacatacagcaaacaatacaaataaaacacgTTCAGTAGGGAAGTGAAGAGAAAGGTAAGTGATATAAAAAAGTCATACTTGAAGGCATGAATAGGTAGATGGATACAGGGACCCTTGAATTCTATATAGGGATTTAATCAAAGGAGTAGATAGCTAGAGGTACTAATCATTGATAGTGCCTCAGTTATAATCCTAGCCTGTCAGTGTCAGCAGTGTAAGACCCTAAGAAGCTGATGAGGGATTACCTTTACAAGAGAGATGAAGAAATTGTTATCTAGCTCAGGATTATATCCAGCCATGGTTGTTGTGCACATACGTTCATGACTTGTGTTTGCACATAAGCTAGCGTGCATTTTACAAGTTTATGCAAAACCCAATGATAAATAGATGTTATCCAATATGATTGTATAATATTCCAATGAGGATCTTATGTGCTTCAATAAATGCAAAGATATCCAGCCTTTCGTACAAAGAGTTAACATGGTCACAGATTTTCTTTCTCTGATTCCAGTTGtgattttgatcattttgattattttttgctTCATTTACCATGGTGCCTCAATGCACTATAAATTAATTTGGTTTTATTAATTTTGAAAGGTGCAAAATTCAATTGATTATTTGTTGTGGAGATGTGGCAGTTGTATCTTTTAATGTTCGTTCTTTGTCACAGtaaaacagcatttacatttttctctCTGAGGTAAATGCTTCTTACATTCAAATGTGCTTTTGACCATTAAAAGCAGCAGAGCTACAGTTGCTGACTATAATGTCTAGCAGAAGAAAATAGAAATGGACGGTTAAGTGAATATGTGATTCAGAATGTCCATTGTGCCGTGATAACTGGTAACATTTGTccatgtattttcatttttgttgtttttgaatttGTCATATTTTCCAGAAATCAGACCTTTTGACAGTTTTCTGTTATACATTTTATTCCCattttatttcacattccattaTCCCTGTATAATAGAAATTACTGGTATATTGGTCTCTTCTGGACCCATTTACAGTATGTCATTGTCTATACATTAAAAAGAAGCCTCAACTTTCTAAACCACCTACTGTAGATATACAGAACTGATTTTATTCCAAATATTCAGTATTCCATGATAATTGCATTCAAGTGATTTTACATTCATCATTAACACAAtagtccaaaaacaaaaaaagtagcaAAAACATACAGGTAGGagagtaaaacaaacatcaaCGTAACAACAGTTCAGCCCTGTTAATGTGGATGACCCTGGGAACTCAAACATAGGCTCTTGCAGTATCTGAAGTAGATACAGGAGCTGCTGTATAGATCGTTGTTGGCTTACCACTTGGATAGTATGCCCTGTTAAAAAGATATGAGACAAAAACAACAGAGACAAAACATCATTAAAAGTTCAAAAATAAGTAGCCAAGCAACACGATCACACAAGCAATGTGTTATATTCCGGACGGGCGCTATCATGTGGCAATACTTCATAAAACCACCTGCACTGGGCCTTTGACACACAAGT comes from Xyrauchen texanus isolate HMW12.3.18 chromosome 9, RBS_HiC_50CHRs, whole genome shotgun sequence and encodes:
- the saga gene encoding S-arrestin a, with protein sequence MSPKNIIFKKISKDKSVGVYLGKRDFVDRVDSVDPVDGVLLVDPEQLKGKKAYVTLSCTFRYGRDDMDVMGIAFKREIYLSTRQIYPPLQDKDQGILTRVQDKLLRKLGHNAYPFFFEFPDNLPCSVGLQPALTDVGKHCAVEFEVKAFSAESQDAKVRKRSSVRLMIRKVQYAPEKPGPAPCVETTRDFLMSDKPLHLEASLEKQIYYHGEPLNVRVKIRNDSNKNVRNIILSAEQIASVVLYSSDSYMKAVATEDSGDSVDSGAKLDKVYTLLPLLANNRERRGIALDGKLKHEDTNLASSSIIKEGVLKEVMGILVSYRIVVKLIVGGIMGSSEVGVELPFQLMHPKPDAVKERSVVFLIFH